From one Vannielia litorea genomic stretch:
- a CDS encoding class I SAM-dependent RNA methyltransferase produces the protein MVGFMARASNELVEVPDCEVLHPDIIAALPALEALTRISATRTSGVDIAVAVSESGLDVRISGGRSADRSVLVELAQLAGEHGLSRLTYGDEPIVTREPPVQRFGAARVVPPPGAFLQATAHGEAALLYAIQDALGQDQTLIADLFAGCGTFTLPLAAGSEVEAFEGYRQLVEALDAGWRSTGGGLRRTTAKVRDLFRQPLLPDELERFSGVVIDPPRAGAEAQHDALAKSMVPTIAAVSCNPVTFARDARILVEGGYTLDWVQPVDQFRWASHVELAAQFTRA, from the coding sequence ATGGTCGGGTTCATGGCCAGAGCTTCCAACGAGCTTGTAGAGGTGCCGGACTGCGAGGTACTCCATCCTGATATCATCGCTGCCCTTCCAGCGTTGGAGGCTTTGACGCGGATCTCGGCCACACGCACCAGTGGCGTGGATATCGCAGTAGCGGTTTCTGAATCCGGCCTCGATGTTCGTATAAGCGGCGGCCGATCGGCGGACCGATCTGTTCTGGTTGAGTTGGCACAGTTGGCCGGGGAACATGGCCTCTCGCGGCTGACCTACGGCGATGAGCCCATCGTGACCCGTGAGCCGCCGGTTCAGCGCTTTGGTGCCGCCCGCGTCGTTCCGCCACCCGGTGCGTTTCTTCAGGCAACCGCCCATGGGGAAGCGGCCCTTTTGTATGCAATACAAGACGCTTTGGGCCAAGATCAGACCCTGATCGCCGATCTGTTTGCAGGTTGCGGAACTTTCACGCTACCGCTTGCTGCTGGTAGTGAAGTTGAGGCGTTTGAGGGCTACAGGCAGCTTGTCGAAGCTTTGGACGCTGGCTGGCGCTCGACCGGTGGAGGCCTCCGGCGAACCACTGCCAAGGTGCGAGATCTCTTTCGCCAGCCACTATTGCCCGATGAATTGGAGCGCTTCTCCGGCGTGGTCATCGATCCGCCCCGTGCCGGCGCCGAAGCGCAGCATGACGCTCTCGCCAAGAGTATGGTACCGACCATCGCGGCTGTTTCCTGTAATCCGGTCACCTTTGCCCGTGACGCCCGCATTCTGGTTGAGGGCGGCTACACTCTGGATTGGGTTCAGCCAGTAGACCAGTTTAGGTGGGCGTCTCATGTGGAGCTGGCAGCGCAATTCACGCGGGCGTGA
- a CDS encoding CCA tRNA nucleotidyltransferase, which translates to MRRINASWLAAVGPQALCGALENKGFKALFVGGCVRNTLLSAPVSDLDLATDALPESVTEIAKQVGFRVVPTGVEHGTVTVLAGDEPIEVTTFRNDVSTDGRRATVAFARNIAEDAARRDFTMNALYCDARGDLIDPLNGLPDLEAGRVRFIGRPEERIAEDYLRILRFFRFTAWYADPAQGIDEEGVAACAAGVDGLARVSAERITTELLKLLAAPDPSAAVAAMAASGVLHHVIPGADAPTLARFLHFAPTSEVTARLAALGGDRDGLRLPRAHERGIEMHVTAASSMSSASELGYRFGSETGLDAILLRAAQTETLPPENAGEEARKGAGQTFPIKAADLMPRFSGPELGARLKTLEARWIASGFELTREELLKA; encoded by the coding sequence ATGAGACGTATCAACGCATCGTGGCTCGCGGCGGTTGGCCCTCAGGCACTGTGTGGAGCGCTCGAGAACAAGGGCTTCAAGGCGCTTTTTGTTGGAGGTTGCGTTCGCAACACGCTTCTCAGCGCTCCGGTATCAGATCTTGATCTGGCAACTGATGCGCTGCCTGAGAGCGTCACCGAAATAGCCAAGCAAGTCGGGTTTCGGGTTGTCCCTACGGGCGTCGAGCACGGTACCGTCACTGTCCTTGCCGGGGATGAACCGATCGAGGTGACCACTTTCCGCAATGATGTGTCTACCGATGGCCGTCGCGCCACGGTGGCTTTTGCACGCAACATTGCCGAGGACGCCGCCCGACGCGACTTTACCATGAACGCGCTGTATTGCGATGCACGTGGAGATTTGATCGACCCATTGAATGGGCTGCCCGATCTTGAGGCCGGGCGGGTGCGCTTCATCGGGAGACCCGAAGAGCGGATCGCTGAAGACTACTTGCGGATCCTCCGCTTCTTCCGTTTCACAGCGTGGTACGCCGACCCAGCTCAAGGCATCGATGAAGAGGGTGTCGCCGCCTGCGCTGCAGGTGTCGATGGGCTGGCAAGAGTTTCGGCTGAACGCATCACGACCGAACTACTGAAGCTGCTGGCTGCTCCTGACCCTTCGGCTGCCGTAGCCGCCATGGCTGCTTCTGGGGTTTTGCATCACGTCATCCCTGGTGCCGATGCACCGACGCTTGCGAGATTTCTGCACTTCGCTCCCACTTCAGAGGTGACGGCACGCCTCGCAGCACTGGGTGGCGACCGCGATGGGCTGAGGTTGCCCCGCGCGCATGAGCGCGGCATCGAAATGCATGTGACAGCCGCGAGCTCGATGTCCTCTGCGAGTGAGCTTGGCTACCGGTTCGGGTCAGAAACCGGGCTAGATGCCATTCTCTTGCGCGCGGCCCAGACAGAGACGCTTCCACCGGAAAACGCAGGCGAAGAAGCTAGAAAGGGCGCAGGCCAAACGTTTCCAATCAAAGCAGCCGACCTGATGCCACGGTTCTCTGGTCCGGAGTTAGGCGCACGCCTGAAAACGTTAGAGGCGCGTTGGATCGCGTCCGGCTTCGAGTTGACACGAGAAGAGTTGCTCAAGGCCTAG
- a CDS encoding CoA pyrophosphatase, whose amino-acid sequence MTDIEARLLAAIAAEGRPSSDYDLNPSRPSVRAKTRAAGVLVPVWMTGHEPRLILTKRSSRLKHHPGQIAFPGGKVDPQDADVVDAALREASEEVGLPRKTVRVLGTLPPHETVTGFSVTPVVGLIDGEFAPRPEVGEVDEVFTVPLSHVTEPTNYIVQGRFWQGYNRRYYTVPYGPYYIWGATALMLRALADRMQA is encoded by the coding sequence ATGACTGACATTGAGGCACGGCTTCTAGCGGCTATAGCTGCAGAGGGCCGTCCTTCGTCGGACTACGACCTCAATCCGAGCCGACCATCGGTGCGGGCTAAGACGCGAGCGGCCGGAGTGTTGGTGCCTGTCTGGATGACCGGCCACGAGCCACGTCTGATCCTGACCAAGCGCAGCTCCCGGCTCAAACATCACCCGGGGCAGATCGCATTTCCTGGCGGAAAAGTTGATCCGCAAGATGCAGATGTCGTGGACGCGGCGTTGCGCGAGGCGAGTGAAGAAGTCGGCCTCCCCCGAAAGACGGTGCGTGTGCTCGGCACACTCCCACCGCATGAAACCGTTACGGGGTTTTCGGTGACGCCTGTGGTTGGGCTGATCGACGGTGAATTCGCGCCGCGCCCTGAGGTTGGTGAGGTCGATGAGGTTTTCACCGTTCCGCTTAGCCACGTCACTGAGCCGACCAACTACATAGTGCAGGGCCGTTTCTGGCAGGGATACAACCGGCGCTACTACACTGTCCCCTACGGCCCCTACTACATCTGGGGGGCCACTGCCCTGATGCTTCGTGCGCTGGCAGACCGGATGCAGGCATGA
- a CDS encoding Hsp33 family molecular chaperone HslO, whose amino-acid sequence MTLGAQIAWDDTVLPFQLDRSDIRGRVARLDGVLDEILAQHNYPDAIEQLVAEMALLTAMIGHTMKLRWKLSLQVRGDGPARLIATDYYAPEKEGGPARIRAYASFDTARPLTGQPFDLIGKGYFAILIDQGEGTTPYQGITPIDGGSLSACAETYFAQSEQLPTRFQLRYGRSLDADGTAGSWRAGGMMLQLMPEASPFLKPAESDEPRLLQPTDMLDDENEEHWNRANILLDTVEELELVGPTVQPTDLLVRLFHEESPRVYDPQAIKFGCTCSEERVRESLSIYSAKDIATMTTDEGRVTADCQFCGAHYDLDPATLGFEAKDGND is encoded by the coding sequence ATGACCCTCGGTGCACAGATCGCCTGGGATGACACCGTCCTGCCCTTTCAACTCGACCGATCCGACATTCGCGGCCGAGTGGCGCGGCTCGATGGGGTCCTCGATGAGATTCTCGCCCAGCACAACTATCCGGATGCGATAGAGCAACTGGTGGCAGAAATGGCCCTTCTCACGGCCATGATAGGCCACACAATGAAGCTTCGTTGGAAGCTGTCCCTGCAAGTCCGCGGAGATGGACCCGCACGGTTGATCGCAACCGATTACTACGCACCGGAGAAAGAGGGCGGACCTGCACGCATCCGGGCCTACGCGAGTTTCGATACAGCACGTCCGCTTACGGGACAGCCCTTCGACCTGATTGGAAAGGGTTACTTTGCAATCCTCATCGACCAAGGTGAGGGCACCACACCATATCAAGGGATCACGCCAATTGATGGCGGCTCGCTCTCGGCCTGTGCAGAAACCTATTTTGCCCAATCCGAGCAACTGCCGACGCGCTTTCAACTTCGATACGGACGTTCTCTGGATGCCGACGGGACCGCTGGGAGTTGGCGAGCTGGTGGCATGATGTTGCAACTCATGCCAGAGGCTTCACCATTTCTGAAACCTGCTGAAAGTGACGAGCCGCGCCTGCTGCAGCCGACCGATATGCTCGACGATGAGAACGAGGAGCACTGGAATCGCGCCAATATTCTTCTGGATACGGTGGAAGAGCTTGAACTCGTTGGCCCGACCGTGCAGCCAACCGACCTTCTTGTGCGTCTCTTCCACGAAGAGAGCCCTCGCGTGTACGATCCACAGGCCATCAAGTTCGGCTGCACCTGCTCGGAAGAGCGTGTGCGTGAGTCGCTCTCCATCTATTCGGCGAAAGACATTGCTACGATGACCACCGATGAAGGCCGGGTGACGGCTGATTGCCAGTTCTGCGGGGCACACTACGATCTGGACCCGGCGACGCTTGGGTTCGAGGCGAAGGATGGCAATGACTGA
- a CDS encoding ABC transporter ATP-binding protein, protein MQRIARRLANLIDAFRHADGAPPDKLMPFMHWAVRGAEVPLVASGLLFTITGTLEVITALLLGQIIDSALAAGPDAFFSTHLWLILGTLGFFIIIRPACFLASAAANTLVIQPNVMPLVLSRLHRWTMGQAVQFFDNDFAGRIAQKQMQTARAITDVISEMANTVCFALASLVGAVLLLIGIDWRIALTLAVWLIAYFWLIAWYMPRIRVRSKARASARAMVTGQVVDTITNIKTVKLFAHADHEDRAALGAMGKFRDSVIHVGTLAAGFRGALMLLAGVLPALLIGGTLLLWKGGTATAGDIAAAGTIAIRIAQMTGWVSHTLLGIYASVGEIEDGMRTLTPSHSVTDASDAVALEVPEGAIEFQDVEFTYGRERDGVHGVSLRIAPGERLGIVGASGAGKSTMVSLLLRLYDTEKGRILIDGQDISTVTQESLRRAISMVTQDTAMFNRSARDNLKYGLPDAPDEDMEEAARRAEAHEFVTGLEDFNSRQGYDAHLGERGVRLSGGQRQRVALARAILKNAPILVLDEATSALDSEVEAQIQGALDEVMEGKTVLAIAHRLSTIARMDRIVVLDDGRIIEEGTHEELVALGGRYAGFWHRQSGGFLDLTEAAE, encoded by the coding sequence ATGCAACGCATTGCCCGCCGCCTCGCCAATTTGATTGACGCCTTTCGCCACGCGGATGGCGCGCCGCCGGACAAGCTGATGCCGTTTATGCATTGGGCTGTGCGTGGCGCGGAAGTGCCTCTCGTCGCATCGGGCTTGCTCTTCACAATCACCGGGACGCTGGAGGTCATCACCGCCCTCCTGCTTGGCCAGATCATCGATTCTGCTCTCGCTGCGGGTCCGGATGCCTTCTTCTCAACGCACCTCTGGCTGATCCTCGGCACGCTGGGCTTCTTTATTATAATCCGCCCCGCCTGCTTTCTGGCGTCCGCCGCTGCCAACACGCTGGTCATCCAACCCAACGTGATGCCTCTCGTTTTATCGCGTCTGCATCGCTGGACGATGGGCCAGGCGGTGCAGTTCTTCGACAACGACTTTGCGGGTCGCATCGCGCAGAAACAGATGCAGACCGCACGCGCGATCACCGATGTCATTTCGGAAATGGCCAACACTGTCTGTTTTGCCTTGGCTTCGCTCGTCGGCGCGGTGCTGCTGCTGATCGGGATCGATTGGCGAATCGCGCTCACGCTCGCGGTTTGGCTCATCGCCTATTTTTGGCTGATCGCTTGGTACATGCCGCGCATTCGCGTGCGCTCCAAAGCCCGAGCCTCGGCGCGCGCGATGGTCACAGGGCAGGTTGTGGACACCATCACTAACATTAAGACGGTCAAGCTGTTTGCCCACGCCGACCATGAAGATCGCGCTGCGCTCGGCGCAATGGGGAAGTTCCGTGACTCAGTGATCCACGTCGGCACGCTTGCTGCCGGGTTTCGTGGTGCGCTCATGTTGCTGGCGGGCGTTCTCCCTGCCCTCCTTATTGGGGGGACGCTCTTGCTCTGGAAAGGCGGCACTGCAACGGCTGGTGACATTGCCGCAGCCGGTACCATCGCGATCCGCATCGCGCAGATGACAGGCTGGGTCAGCCACACCCTACTCGGCATCTACGCCAGTGTAGGTGAGATCGAGGACGGGATGAGAACGCTCACGCCGAGCCATTCGGTCACCGACGCATCAGATGCGGTGGCGCTCGAAGTGCCTGAAGGCGCGATTGAGTTCCAAGACGTGGAGTTCACCTACGGTCGTGAGCGTGATGGGGTGCATGGAGTGTCGCTTCGCATCGCGCCCGGGGAGCGCCTTGGTATCGTCGGGGCCTCCGGGGCAGGCAAGTCCACCATGGTCTCGTTGCTCCTGCGTCTCTACGATACGGAGAAGGGCCGCATCCTGATCGACGGTCAGGACATCTCTACTGTCACTCAAGAGAGCCTTCGCCGTGCCATTTCAATGGTCACGCAAGACACGGCCATGTTTAATCGCTCCGCGCGCGACAATCTGAAGTACGGTCTCCCGGACGCTCCGGATGAAGATATGGAAGAGGCCGCCCGCCGCGCCGAGGCCCATGAGTTCGTAACAGGCCTTGAAGACTTCAACAGCCGGCAGGGCTACGATGCCCATCTTGGCGAGCGTGGCGTGCGCCTTTCGGGCGGGCAGCGACAGCGTGTTGCCCTTGCTCGCGCTATTCTTAAGAACGCTCCGATCCTCGTACTCGATGAAGCAACCTCCGCGCTGGACTCAGAGGTTGAGGCCCAAATCCAAGGCGCGCTTGATGAGGTGATGGAGGGCAAGACCGTGCTCGCGATTGCCCACCGCCTCTCAACTATCGCCCGGATGGACAGGATCGTTGTGTTGGACGATGGCCGCATAATCGAGGAAGGCACCCATGAGGAGCTGGTCGCGCTGGGTGGGCGCTACGCGGGCTTCTGGCATCGTCAGTCCGGAGGTTTTCTTGACCTGACTGAGGCCGCCGAGTAA